One genomic segment of Catalinimonas alkaloidigena includes these proteins:
- a CDS encoding TolB family protein codes for MKSILTMLVCIFLVHPTFSQSSIGIFDENEDIGQPSKSGSTSFDEASQTYTLSGAGYNIWFERDEFQFLHKKQSGDFIITANFEFVGEGVDPLRKAGLMIRESVDDDASHVSAAVHGDGSTVLQRRVLKGAYMRDPEDDISAPKKGYEILQLERKGDIITMRAAHWGEHLQEIGSYEMSSLPHEVYTGLFITSHNEDMVEEARFWNVRITEPVENNYDGFMACRLETMNVMDGKRKVIYETSAEDRIESPSWSPDGQHLLTTMDGLLYTIPLNGGEPEKLNTGDIVRINNDHGYSFDGDQLAITSSQNVELGPRVYVLPAEGGTPRLLTEKGPSYFHGWSANDREVYYVAQRDTTIFNIYKIPVKGGEEEQITDNTSGYVDGPEESPDGKYIYYNDNQTGTMQIWRMKKNGTEEEQLTFDEYNDWFPHVSPDGEWVAFLSYEKDVPPDAHPSYRRVMIRLMSLSGGAPKVIANIYGGQGTMNVTSWSPDSKSIAFVSNSKK; via the coding sequence ATGAAATCTATCCTAACGATGCTTGTATGCATATTTCTAGTTCATCCCACTTTCTCTCAATCTTCCATCGGTATATTTGATGAAAACGAAGATATTGGTCAGCCAAGCAAATCAGGAAGTACAAGTTTTGATGAAGCTTCACAGACATATACGCTGAGTGGAGCGGGATATAACATCTGGTTTGAAAGAGATGAGTTCCAGTTTCTTCACAAAAAGCAAAGTGGGGATTTTATCATTACCGCCAATTTTGAATTTGTAGGCGAAGGAGTTGATCCATTGCGAAAGGCAGGCCTGATGATCAGGGAGTCAGTAGACGATGACGCATCCCATGTCAGCGCTGCTGTACATGGTGACGGCTCTACGGTATTACAAAGGAGAGTGCTAAAAGGAGCTTATATGAGAGATCCTGAAGATGACATTTCTGCACCTAAAAAGGGGTATGAAATATTACAGTTGGAAAGAAAAGGAGATATAATTACCATGCGAGCAGCGCACTGGGGAGAGCATTTGCAGGAAATTGGTTCTTATGAAATGTCATCCCTGCCGCATGAAGTGTATACAGGATTGTTTATTACTTCACACAATGAAGATATGGTAGAAGAAGCCAGGTTTTGGAATGTACGTATCACTGAGCCTGTAGAGAATAACTACGATGGTTTTATGGCTTGTCGGCTCGAGACAATGAACGTAATGGATGGTAAAAGAAAAGTGATATATGAAACCTCTGCCGAAGATCGTATTGAGTCACCTAGTTGGTCACCTGACGGACAACACCTACTTACTACGATGGATGGCTTATTGTATACCATTCCTTTAAATGGAGGTGAACCGGAAAAGCTTAATACAGGTGATATTGTCAGAATTAATAATGACCATGGCTACTCTTTTGATGGTGATCAGTTAGCGATCACGAGTAGCCAGAATGTAGAACTTGGCCCCCGGGTTTATGTGCTACCCGCTGAAGGTGGAACCCCCAGACTTCTTACCGAAAAAGGGCCCTCTTACTTTCATGGCTGGTCAGCCAATGATCGAGAAGTTTACTATGTAGCTCAGAGAGACACTACAATTTTTAATATTTATAAAATCCCAGTGAAAGGAGGTGAGGAAGAGCAAATAACAGACAATACCAGTGGATATGTTGACGGGCCTGAAGAGTCTCCTGATGGTAAATATATTTACTATAATGATAATCAAACCGGGACTATGCAGATTTGGCGTATGAAAAAGAATGGTACAGAAGAGGAGCAACTTACTTTTGATGAGTACAACGACTGGTTTCCCCATGTTTCACCCGATGGAGAATGGGTAGCTTTTCTTTCCTATGAAAAAGATGTGCCACCAGATGCGCACCCTTCATACCGTAGGGTGATGATCAGGCTGATGTCATTATCGGGGGGGGCGCCCAAAGTAATCGCAAATATATATGGTGGTCAGGGAACTATGAATGTTACCTCATGGTCTCCTGACAGCAAAAGCATTGCTTTTGTGAGTAATTCAAAGAAATAG
- a CDS encoding response regulator transcription factor — MKEVLIVEDDSEIVDLLEIHLIDLECKIEKAHDGNLGLQKALNHCFDLIILDIMLPGIDGLEICRKIRGKEKYTPILMLTAKSEEIDKILGLETGADDYLTKPFSVREFISRVRAIFRRVEMIQGNQQETDKKKVLKADGLHMDAEKRSVEIHGERLALTPKEFDLLWIMAAHPGRSYSRQELLNLVWGYEFSGYEHTVNAHINRLRSKIERNVSEPQYILTTWGIGYRFNDE; from the coding sequence ATGAAAGAGGTACTTATCGTTGAAGACGATTCTGAAATAGTAGATCTTCTTGAAATTCACCTTATTGATCTGGAATGTAAAATAGAAAAAGCACATGACGGAAATCTGGGCCTGCAAAAAGCCTTGAATCATTGCTTTGATCTGATCATCCTGGACATCATGCTGCCTGGAATAGATGGGTTAGAAATTTGCAGAAAGATCAGAGGAAAGGAGAAATACACCCCCATATTGATGCTTACCGCTAAATCTGAAGAAATTGATAAGATTCTTGGATTGGAAACAGGAGCTGACGACTATCTCACGAAGCCCTTCAGTGTACGTGAATTTATTTCCCGAGTGAGAGCTATATTCAGAAGGGTAGAAATGATACAGGGAAATCAGCAGGAAACCGATAAAAAGAAAGTACTTAAAGCAGATGGTTTACATATGGATGCAGAAAAAAGAAGCGTTGAGATTCATGGGGAGCGTTTAGCGCTTACTCCCAAAGAGTTTGATCTTTTATGGATCATGGCTGCGCATCCGGGAAGAAGTTATAGTCGGCAGGAACTACTCAATCTCGTATGGGGCTACGAATTCAGTGGTTATGAGCACACCGTTAACGCGCATATCAATCGTCTGCGCTCCAAAATTGAAAGAAATGTCTCTGAGCCACAATACATATTGACGACCTGGGGAATAGGTTATCGTTTTAATGACGAATAA
- a CDS encoding sensor histidine kinase, which translates to MPVQHQAHSLRQSLFWRIAIVLFILFLLLGISFILITSFASKRYYEETAQRLNAHVAEEMLLEVNPFVEGEVNDEALGKIMHSMMAVNPSIEVYLLAPQGDILSYVVLDKKVKLKSVDIGPVKNFLNSDGQTYTLGDDPRNPGRSTIFSAAEVREEGNLLGYVYMILASEEYDNVMASLWQSHILRIGAWSFSLVLIAALMISLLVIWWLTRSLRRIQYMIRKFEEGDLSARVEVRQDDELGQLSYSINNMADTIVRNIDELKQVDKLRKELIANVSHDLRTPLSVIQGYVETLNIKKDSLSEEQKQKYMGIILNSSNKLKRLVNDLFELTKLESRQIEPKPETFAMQDLLHDIAMKYQFLAEEKSLKLETKLKNTTALVYADLAMIERVMQNLLDNAFKYTPPNGTIKIHAEQCEEEVCIMINNSGSVIHEEEKELIFNRYFMGKEPRVNGSGLGLAIVRNILEIHHTSIKVKSDQDEGTTFFFSLPLVSGQ; encoded by the coding sequence ATGCCAGTACAACATCAAGCGCACTCACTTAGGCAAAGCCTTTTTTGGCGGATTGCCATTGTGTTATTTATCCTTTTTCTGTTGTTGGGAATATCCTTTATACTTATTACTTCCTTTGCCTCCAAGCGTTATTATGAGGAAACCGCCCAAAGGCTTAATGCTCATGTTGCAGAAGAAATGCTTCTGGAAGTAAATCCCTTTGTAGAGGGGGAAGTGAATGATGAAGCTTTGGGAAAGATCATGCATTCTATGATGGCAGTGAATCCCAGTATAGAAGTATATCTGCTTGCCCCCCAAGGAGATATACTTTCATATGTTGTTTTAGATAAAAAAGTGAAGTTAAAATCAGTGGATATTGGTCCGGTAAAGAATTTTTTGAATTCTGATGGTCAAACTTATACGCTGGGCGACGATCCCCGTAACCCGGGCCGCAGCACTATCTTTTCAGCGGCAGAGGTAAGAGAAGAAGGAAATTTGCTCGGCTATGTCTATATGATCCTTGCCAGCGAAGAATATGATAATGTAATGGCTTCGCTCTGGCAGAGCCATATTTTAAGGATTGGCGCTTGGTCTTTTTCACTGGTTTTGATAGCCGCGCTTATGATCAGCCTTTTGGTTATCTGGTGGCTTACCCGCAGCCTGAGACGGATACAGTATATGATAAGAAAATTTGAGGAGGGAGATTTATCCGCCAGGGTTGAAGTGAGGCAGGATGATGAACTGGGGCAACTTAGCTATTCCATTAATAATATGGCTGATACAATTGTCCGTAATATTGATGAACTCAAACAGGTAGATAAGCTGAGAAAAGAACTGATTGCCAATGTATCTCACGATCTGCGCACACCGCTCTCTGTCATTCAGGGATATGTAGAAACACTAAATATCAAAAAGGATAGCCTTAGCGAAGAGCAGAAGCAGAAATATATGGGTATTATCCTGAACAGTTCCAACAAACTAAAGCGTTTGGTAAATGATCTGTTTGAACTTACCAAGCTGGAATCCAGGCAGATAGAGCCTAAGCCTGAAACCTTTGCTATGCAAGACTTGCTACATGATATCGCCATGAAATACCAGTTCCTGGCGGAAGAAAAATCGCTGAAGCTAGAGACCAAACTGAAGAATACAACTGCGCTGGTATACGCTGACCTGGCCATGATAGAAAGGGTCATGCAGAACCTTCTGGACAATGCCTTTAAATATACACCTCCCAATGGCACTATTAAGATTCATGCTGAGCAATGTGAAGAAGAAGTGTGTATAATGATAAATAATAGTGGCTCTGTCATTCATGAGGAAGAAAAAGAATTAATCTTCAACCGCTACTTCATGGGCAAAGAACCGCGTGTCAATGGTAGTGGTCTTGGCCTGGCTATTGTGAGAAACATTTTGGAGATTCATCACACTAGTATTAAGGTAAAAAGCGATCAGGATGAAGGCACAACTTTCTTTTTTAGCTTACCATTGGTTAGCGGCCAGTAG
- a CDS encoding DM13 domain-containing protein — protein MKKIILFATLPFFFLFACEDNSTETVTIDSSEPTGDFMSQRAGTFVEQNGTGTMGMAELGTDEDGEQFLYFGPDFQTNLGTGTVTIFLSTSEEFMADPAQGNPDLRLVGNVSMNGESYYKISPVAESKFTHVILWCASASIPFGYAPLQ, from the coding sequence ATGAAAAAGATTATTTTATTCGCAACACTCCCTTTCTTTTTTCTTTTTGCCTGTGAGGACAACAGCACAGAAACTGTAACCATTGACAGTAGTGAACCTACTGGTGACTTTATGTCGCAACGTGCTGGCACATTTGTAGAGCAGAATGGTACTGGCACGATGGGTATGGCTGAACTGGGTACTGATGAAGACGGTGAGCAATTTTTATATTTCGGACCGGATTTTCAAACCAACTTGGGTACAGGTACGGTAACCATTTTTCTTTCTACCAGTGAAGAGTTTATGGCTGATCCTGCGCAGGGCAATCCTGATTTAAGGTTAGTGGGTAATGTCAGTATGAACGGAGAGTCCTATTATAAAATATCGCCTGTGGCTGAAAGTAAGTTTACGCATGTCATCCTATGGTGTGCTTCAGCTTCAATACCTTTTGGTTATGCACCTCTTCAGTAA
- a CDS encoding Crp/Fnr family transcriptional regulator, translated as MLSQDLYQDHIHIPEVISAMQGKLQAFNKYDFIYLDSASSQKIYYLQEGLLRLGTYTETGKEVTFCLVQEGAVVGNFSLQAQQGRPFAQAYSEVKLIAYAEWEIKSLFQSDLSSSFEVFKLMGEHLRTMEEQFKMLAYCDVHERIIRFVLYLADLYGYRHQRVTFIPHHFTHEDISRVIHTSRQTVTVSLRELQRQGYLSYRRGEFRIYRYEELMKLVNKCMN; from the coding sequence ATGTTAAGCCAAGATCTATATCAAGACCATATACACATACCGGAAGTAATTTCCGCAATGCAGGGGAAGCTGCAAGCATTTAATAAATATGATTTTATCTACCTGGATAGTGCCTCTTCTCAAAAAATATATTATCTGCAGGAAGGTTTGCTAAGGTTAGGAACATATACTGAAACCGGTAAAGAAGTTACGTTCTGCCTGGTTCAGGAAGGCGCGGTTGTCGGAAATTTTTCATTGCAGGCGCAGCAGGGTAGGCCTTTTGCACAGGCATACTCAGAAGTAAAACTTATAGCGTATGCTGAGTGGGAAATCAAATCACTTTTTCAGTCCGATCTCAGTAGCAGTTTTGAAGTATTTAAATTAATGGGCGAACATCTGAGAACGATGGAAGAGCAATTTAAAATGTTAGCATATTGTGACGTTCATGAGAGAATTATACGTTTTGTCCTTTATCTGGCGGATTTGTATGGATATCGCCATCAAAGGGTAACATTTATTCCCCATCATTTCACCCATGAAGACATTAGCAGAGTCATACATACCAGCAGGCAAACTGTCACTGTGTCATTAAGAGAACTTCAAAGGCAAGGCTATCTGAGCTACCGCCGGGGGGAATTCAGGATTTACCGTTATGAAGAATTGATGAAGCTCGTGAATAAGTGTATGAACTGA